The genomic stretch ACGGTGGCGGTGGCCCCGGTGGGGTGACCACCAGCCGACCGTCGTCGAGGACGACGAACGGCGGCGGCGGCGGGTCGTTGGCGGCGCCGGCCGCGGCCGGTACCCCGCTCAGCGCCCCGGCGAGGCTGAAGACGACGGCGCGGTCGGCCAGGCGACGGACGGCGGCCGGTGTGAGGCGGCGGGTCAGTCGTGCCGCCGTCGAGCGCGACCGCCTTGTTGCGACGTACGCCAGCGTGGTCGCCAGCAGCCAGTAGGCGCACGCGAGCGCAACGACACGCGCGGTCGCGGCCACCGCGTCCTCAGGTCGGACGGTGTCGAGCCACATCGGGAGGTCACCCCACTTGATCGCCAGCCACGGGAGGTGGCCCAGCCGGTGCAGGCCCGCGACCGCTGCGACCTCCGCTGCGACGAGCGCGGGGACCCCGATCCGCTCCATGGAGGCAACGCTACGTCGCGGAAGGCATCGCCGTCAAGCTCTATGCAGTGTTACACCGTGTTGCGCCGTCGGTGAGGGGCGACCCACCGTGCTGGTACGCTGCCGCGGCCGCCAGCGGAGGCCCGATGCCGCGCGTCGCGATCGACGTCATGCTCAAGCCCGAGATCCTCGACCCCCAGGGTCGGGCGGTGGAGCGTGCGCTGCCGGGGCTCGGGTACGGCGGCGTCAGCCGGGTGCGGGTCGGGAAGCACCTGGAGCTGGACGTGGACGCCGCCGACGACGAACTGCCTGCTCACGTCGACCGGCTCTGCGCGGACTTCCTCACCAACCCGGTCATCGAGACCTACACCTGGCGTGTCCTGGAGTAGACGTGTGACGAGCCTGCGCTCCCGCATCCGTCCCGGACCGGGGGGAGTCGATGACGGCCTGCCGAGCGATCCCACCGGCGCCCCGCTGCTACACCGCTGGTTCGCGATCGCGGTGGCGGTCTTGG from Actinomycetota bacterium encodes the following:
- the purS gene encoding phosphoribosylformylglycinamidine synthase subunit PurS codes for the protein MPRVAIDVMLKPEILDPQGRAVERALPGLGYGGVSRVRVGKHLELDVDAADDELPAHVDRLCADFLTNPVIETYTWRVLE